The sequence below is a genomic window from Ciona intestinalis chromosome 1, KH, whole genome shotgun sequence.
NNNNNNNNNNNNNNNNNNNNNNNNNNNNNNNNNNNNNNNNNNNNNNNNNNNNNNNNNNNNNNNNNNNNNNNNNNNNNNNNNNNNNNNNNNNNNNNNNNNNNNNNNNNNNNNNNNNNNNNNNNNNNNNNNNNNNNNNNNNNNNNNNNNNNNNNNNNNNNNNNNNNNNNNNNNNNNNNNNNNNNNNNNNNNNNNNNNNNNNNNNNNNNNNNNNNNNNNNNNNNNNNNNNNNNNNNNNNNNNNNNNNNNNNNNNNNNNNNNNNNNNNNNNNNNNNNNNNNNNNNNNNNNNNNNNNNNNNNNNNNNNNNNNNNNNNNNNNNNNNNNNNNNNNNNNNNNNNNNNNNNNNNNNNNNNNNNNNNNNNNNNNNNNNNNNNNNNNNNNNNNNNNNNNNNNNNNNNNNNNNNNNNNNNNNNNNNNNNNNNNNNNNNNNNNNNNNNNNNNNNNNNNNNNNNNNNNNNNNNNNNNNNNNNNNNNNNNNNNNNNNNNNNNNNNNNNNNNNNNNNNNNNNNNNNNNNNNNNNNNNNNNNNNNNNNNNNNNNNNNNNNNNNNNNNNNNNNNNNNNNNNNNNNNNNNNNNNNNNNNNNNNNNNNNNNNNNNNNNNNNNNNNNNNNNNNNNNNNNNNNNNNNNNNNNNNNNNNNNNNNNNNNNNNNNNNNNNNNNNNNNNNNNNNNNNNNNNNNNNNNNNNNNNNNNNNNNNNNNNNNNNNNNNNNNNNNNNNNNNNNNNNNNNNNNNNNNNNNNNNNNNNNNNNNNNNNNNNNNNNNNNNNNNNNNNNNNNNNNNNNNNNNNNNNNNNNNNNNNNNNNNNNNNNNNNNNNNNNNNNNNNNNNNNNNNNNNNNNNNNNNNNNNNNNNNNNNNNNNNNNNNNNNNNNNNNNNNNNNNNNNNNNNNNNNNNNNNNNNNNNNNNNNNNNNNNNNNNNNNNNNNNNNNNNNNNNNNNNNNNNNNNNNNNNNNNNNNNNNNNNNNNNNNNNNNNNNNNNNNNNNNNNNNNNNNNNNNNNNNNNNNNNNNNNNNNNNNNNNNNNNNNNNNNNNNNNNNNNNNNNNNNNNNNNNNNNNNNNNNNNNNNNNNNNNNNNNNNNNNNNNNNNNNNNNNNNNNNNNNNNNNNNNNNNNNNNNNNNNNNNNNNNNNNNNNNNNNNNNNNNNNNNNNNNNNNNNNNNNNNNNNNNNNNNNNNNNNNNNNNNNNNNNNNNNNNNNNNNNNNNNNNNNNNNNNNNNNNNNNNNNNNNNNNNNNNNNNNNNNNNNNNNNNNNNNNNNNNNNNNNNNNNNNNNNNNNNNNNNNNNNNNNNNNNNNNNNNNNNNNNNNNNNNNNNNNNNNNNNNNNNNNNNNNNNNNNNNNNNNNNNNNNNNNNNNNNNNNNNNNNNNNNNNNNNNNNNNNNNNNNNNNNNNNNNNNNNNNNNNNNNNNNNNNNNNNNNNNNNNNNNNNNNNNNNNNNNNNNNNNNNNNNNNNNNNNNNNNNNNNNNNNNNNNNNNNNNNNNNNNNNNNNNNNNNNNNNNNNNNNNNNNNNNNNNNNNNNNNNNNNNNNNNNNNNNNNNNNNNNNNNNNNNNNNNNNNNNNNNNNNNNNNNNNNNNNNNNNNNNNNNNNNNNNNNNNNNNNNNNNNNNNNNNNNNNNNNNNNNNNNNNNNNNNNNNNNNNNNNNNNNNNNNNNNNNNNNNNNNNNNNNNACATCGAAAACACGACCGACGTCTCGTTACCCCCAAAACTTGCTCATAGAcgaaaaaggtatttttttataaaagatttctttggaaaaaatataatttgtttttaggctcTCTCGTGGTCCCTGCTTTCAAAATGAGCCATCGGACGAAAATCGCAAGAGGTAAATATATTCGTCTCTctctttatatatagtagtgctgcggggtaggatgggacacttagcacacaacatcaaaatattccgacatattttaaacagttagccacggtatatggaagtcgtgaggatacagttttataattctttgaatgttctttgttttctaccaaatgggacaggaaaatagaacgaaacggtgtcccatcttccccatcctactgcttaacacatgtgttctgttttatacaccctgcgccagcttacgagttaccaagtatctTACTTtgataaacatatattattaataaatgtatcaTTCCTTAGCCCCGCTCACGAAACtgttaaacgaaaaacaacaTCAAGAAGTCGAACTCAACGAAGAAATTTGCCCTCGACTTCACAAGATCAAAATCATAACAGTTGTGTAAAATCATCACAAAATCAATGTGCCACGCCGAACAATGGACATACTTCGTTACAATGCGAAAAACAAACTGGTGTCATTGACACACAATCGAAAGTTAACACATTTAAGAAAAACTCCGTGAAAAATGGGGCAAAACCTACATTCACCAATGTTAACCAGAAATTAAACGAACAGACGGACCGAGACGAAGCCATTAAGAGAACAAAACACTTACAATCTGTTGCTAATGCATTTTTAACGTCAGATGACGAGTATTTATACTCTGCAGATGAAGGGTATGAACAGTTTTGGCAGCGTGATAATACATAACCGTTATAAATGTGTACTCTTACGTGTTAGTCTTCGTAATATCATAGAAAGCTTTCTAAAAGTATAGTATTCCATAGTAATCGCTAATCAGTCGATAATAATTTAAGTAGCCAGCTGAACTTTGGACTTTATGGCGCGTCGGGCGTaacatttgtgacgtcatcgttcCACTTTCAGTAAATACAGGTTCACTAGAGTGACTAGACTATAAAACCTAATGCTGTTTCAGTCAGTTAGTGGTGCAACTGATTTCGTAAACCATTAAGTTACATTGTTTATCAACCTAGTAGCAGCTGTTCATAGCTGTGCAATCAACCATGACGTAATGTGAATCAATTATTTACAACTGCCGCAAGTCTCGTCGCAGCGTCTGGCTTGCTGTTGTGGAAATTTGTGTTGTGTTTGGCGAGGTTATGTACAGTGAGAATAGAACGAGTCTCATATGATCGAAACAAAGTCCAATATTTTCAGTTCGTTGATAAGTAAAAGTAAATTCTGAGTACagtttgtatgttttgtttgtagaTGATTTAGCGTTGCTTTAGAAAGTGtgcttttagtttttaaagaaatggCGATACCGTTTGACTTGCAAGTACTCGCACCATTCTCGGTGCTAAGCATAACTGTTATTTGGACGGGTATATTTGACCAATCTTATACCTCAAGTGGGAGTGTATTGAAAGAACTGGAAGGTAGTACAGCCACCAACATATGGACAttcgtatgttactttttcaTGGCGGCGTGCTTTTGGAGGGTTTATGAAGCATGGAAATATTCAAATCAAGTGAAAATAACCCGTGTggatgtttattttgtatcaGTTTTAAACGGACTTGCTTTGTTACAATTCGCTGCACATTTTCTAAATTACCAGTCACATTTTGAACCAGCTAAAAACGTGACTACGATTCTACGAATGTCTGCAATGCAAGACTGGAGTATGTTGCCTTTCCTGGCCTGGAACGTATCATGGAGTCGACACGTGAGAAGAGGCTGGTAAGTGGTCTGCTGTTCATTACCGATGTTTAATTCAAACGTGCCCATTTTGGTGGGGTAaagtcgggcgttcgtgtcgaaaatgaACTTTGAAAACAAACTGCGTCGCCATATTTTTCACACTAGTtgttacaaattaaacaaaggcTAGATTATTCATAATAGAATGTATATTACTACGGTATAGACTACGCAATTTGTTAAGACTTAGTGGTGGGGGTTGGGGTTTTTACTATAGCACGAAACagtgaaaaaacaaaattacaaagtgCCATTAACATATCAATATTGTGGCGTAACATATTGctattgtgacgaaacaatacGTTAACCTCCTGCAGTACATGTGAATTACGGCGACGAAGCacgttttcgcgcattttccggcttaattttcgacacaaacgcccgcctttttccaaaaaaatatacggCGGATATCAGTGAGACCCAAGGAACAGGTTCAGTAGATTAAAGTTTTTCCAATCACTAGCTCAAGGGATACCGTAAAGAAATCAGAttgttacacacgtggtagcTAATAAACTGGCATTTAATGGGTGAAATGTGGCACTTG
It includes:
- the LOC100181757 gene encoding uncharacterized protein LOC100181757, producing the protein MAIPFDLQVLAPFSVLSITVIWTGIFDQSYTSSGSVLKELEGSTATNIWTFVCYFFMAACFWRVYEAWKYSNQVKITRVDVYFVSVLNGLALLQFAAHFLNYQSHFEPAKNVTTILRMSAMQDWSMLPFLAWNVSWSRHVRRGWTPWHNWMMCGLASISYFLTLIHRTSFFFLLGIAVTLSGIAVYETYKIHFYRAGIKPLFYVILSLHLIFYTASLLDFIILDFGWIFTYLSVTAFALMTALTNRLYIKILKEVNEHKY